The following are encoded in a window of Megalopta genalis isolate 19385.01 chromosome 6, iyMegGena1_principal, whole genome shotgun sequence genomic DNA:
- the LOC143259743 gene encoding ankyrin repeat domain-containing protein 40, whose product MDKNVKLVDLLSTYDNMDSKKMLGERLRKAASVGDTDAVKELLNLGVDVNAQHIHNGWTALHWACKNGYVDVAALLLKNGADKNIRSDFGETPKFLCSNPQILKLLDTSVDTQLTINDATMHDAILKYLKNDLVQGNVDSGIHKVGSNGLYTDELVLKIRVADALDPDFIEIELPQNNLTYQTLIEVCCQELNIDCNQIVKLRKLPNTKLRKDKDIQRLQNFQEIEVVTNTVNNTHKYMQNTNSVPNNIPSVPANGYQSISKKDQTILY is encoded by the exons ATGGACAAAAATGTGAAGCTTGTAGATTTATTATCTACTTATGATAACATGGACAGTAAGAAAATGTTAGGAGAACGTTTAAGAAAGGCAGCTAGTGTTGGTGATACAGATGCTGTTAAAGAATTGCTTAATCTAGGAGTTGATGTTAATGCACAACATATTCATAATGGATG gaCTGCTTTACACTGGGCATGTAAAAATGGTTATGTAGATGTAGCTGCTCTGCTTTTGAAGAACggagcagataaaaatattagaTCTGACTTTGGAGAAACTCCAAAATTTCTGTGCAGCAATCCACAAATTTTGAAACTTTTGGATACATCTGTTGACACTCAATTGACAATAAATGATGCAACAATGCATGATGCTATATTAAAGTATTTGAAAAATGATCTTGTACAAGGAAATGTAGACTCAGGAATACACAAAGTAGGGAGCAATGGCTTATACACAGATG AATTAGTGTTAAAGATTCGTGTTGCTGATGCTCTTGATCCAGACTTCATAGAAATTGAATTACCTCAAAATAATCTAACGTATCAGACATTAATTGAAGTATGTTGTCAAGAATTGAATATTGACTGTAATCAGATTGTAAAGTTACGAAAACTGCCCAATACCAAATTAAGAAAAGATAAAGATATCCAACGACTTCAAAATTTTCAAGAAATTGAAGTCGTTACTAATACTGTGAATAATACACACAAGtatatgcaaaatacaaatagtGTTCCAAATAACATTCCTTCAGTGCCAGCAAATGGATACCAAAGTATTTCTAAGAAAGACCaaactattttatattaa